Below is a genomic region from Euzebya sp..
CAGCAGGCCGAGCACGACGCCGGCGATCGTGGCGTGGATCCCGGACTCGAAGACGGCAAGCCACAGCACGCCGGCCAGGACGATGTAGGGCACGATCGAGTTCACCTGGATGCGCTGCAGGCCGACGATCGCGAGGACGACGAGGGCGGCGACGCCCAGCCAGACCGCGTCCAGGCTGGTCGTGTAGAAGAGCGCGATCACGATGATCGCGCCGATGTCGTCCACGATCGCCAGGGTCAGCAGGAAGACCTTGAGGCTGGCGGGGGCGCGGGTGCCGACGAGGGTCAGGATGCCCACCGCGAAGGCGATGTCGGTCGCCATGGGGATCCCCCACCCGGCCGCGCCGTCACCGCCGGCGTTGAAGACGGTGAAGAGGACCGCCGGGACGATCATGCCGCCCATGGCGGCGGTGATCGGCAGGGCCGCGGTCCGCGGGTCGCGCAGGTCGCCGTGGACCAGCTCGCGCTTGATCTCGAGTCCGGCGACGAAGAAGAAGACCGCCATCAGGAGGTCGTTGATCCACAGCTCGATCGGCTCGTCCAGGGTGAGGAAGCCGAAGTCGATCGTGATGTGGTGGTGGATGAACGCCTCGTAGCTCTCGGCGAAGGGCGAGTTCGCCCAGATGATCGCCACGACCGCCGCGAGGACCAGGACGATGCCGCCCGAGGCCTCGGTGTGCAGGAAGTGCTGCACGGGACGGATGACCCGTCGTGCGGCGAGGCGGTCGGAGTCGGCGAAGGAGCGGTTCAGCCGCTCCGCGGGGTCGCGGTCGGGGGACGCACCGAGGCCGGCCGGGCCGGTGGCGTGGACGTCGGTGTCCAACGGTGGGGTCTCCTCGGGGGTCACTGGTGCGTCGATCATGAAGGCGTTGTCGACACGACGGGGCGCGACATTAGATGACGCTGCGTGGGGACTACGGACTTTGGCCCACATGGGCCATGCTGTGTACGCACATCCGGGCGGGTCGCGCCGGGGTCAGCCCGAGCGGCCGGCCCCCATCTTGCCGCGTCGCGCGGCGCGCAACCTCGTCCTCGTGGCCGCGGGTGCGGGGTCGGCCTGCTCCGCCCGGTCCAGGTGGCGCTCGATCTCGTGGTCGAGCTCCGCAGCGGCCAGCAGCAGCATGAAGGAGTAGTTCAACCACACGAGCAGCACGATCACCCCCGCCACCGAGCCGTACGTCTCGGCGTAGGTCCGCGTGAACGTGACGTAGAGGCCGAACAGCCAGCTGAGCACGAGCCAGCCGATGACGCCGACGACCGCGCCGGGGGTGAGGAAGCGGATGCGGTGGCGCTCGCGG
It encodes:
- the nhaA gene encoding Na+/H+ antiporter NhaA translates to MIDAPVTPEETPPLDTDVHATGPAGLGASPDRDPAERLNRSFADSDRLAARRVIRPVQHFLHTEASGGIVLVLAAVVAIIWANSPFAESYEAFIHHHITIDFGFLTLDEPIELWINDLLMAVFFFVAGLEIKRELVHGDLRDPRTAALPITAAMGGMIVPAVLFTVFNAGGDGAAGWGIPMATDIAFAVGILTLVGTRAPASLKVFLLTLAIVDDIGAIIVIALFYTTSLDAVWLGVAALVVLAIVGLQRIQVNSIVPYIVLAGVLWLAVFESGIHATIAGVVLGLLTPAYPFHPPEAVTGTIHNRLQRLRALPADGRADEDEQNELEGIAQLSRDGVSPLRIWERRLHPWSAFVILPLFALANAGVNFDGVSFGSLFSEAVPLGVIVGLVAGKPIGVMLAAFIATKSGLARLPRGVGWLEMGGVGLLAGVGFTVSIFISGLAYADPHLVEMAKVGILTASVTAGILGFAALAARKTTP